GCCTAATTTcgcttatttttctatttgaatAGGGTCCCCGCGAGACGGATggcacaagaagaaagaaagtatGTATATAGAAAAAAGATGAGTGGAAAAGACTTCACCTTTCTTGCGGAGGATTTGTGTGGAGCTATGACTTCGGCCTCCGTTGTCTTAGAATGAGGCAGCGGCGACATGATTATTGTTCGACCCCATTCTATCCAACTCGTTTAGGCCATCAAATGCGACCAAGTTTGATTAGAAGAAAACTATGGCTTCTCGATTAGAGTAACCTATGTTGTCCGGTTCCTTCCCTAAGCcaactttttcttgaattttccaaataatGGAAAGAGACCGACGCTCCTGAAAGAATCATTTAATCATGGATATTGCCTAAATATCATATTGGTCTTTATTGAGATGATTAAGGAAACTCGATGAGGAGCATGGTATAATTCTACTCTTGATTATGTTAGTAAGGAAGAtagtttattaatcattgattttttaaaaaattattccaaatcaagtcattgaattttgaaagtttGCAATCAAATTATATATCCGATGAACTGATTTTGATCGTGATATATGTCTACTGACGCATCATTTGACAGGTTATcgaataaaatcaaaattttattgacgTTATTGTCATGATTGggattattcaaaatttaatgacGTGAACAATCATTAATTTGCCTGTATTCATAACCCAAGCTGAATTTTATACTCTCCGATTCTTCTCAAACAACAGTCGCAAGGCAAAATATCAGCGCTTTCGACGTAGGAAAACGAAATGAAAATAGACAAATCCGAATAAATCgggggaataaaaaataaaagatcagTAGCGGTTGACGGCGTTGCAGTTGGTGCGGACCTCGCCTTCGTCGCCGGTGAGCACCTGGACGTTGCCGAGCTTGGCCATGGAGACGCCGAACTGGTAGTTGAAGAGCTCGGGCTGGGTGGCGAGCGCCGACACGAGCGGCCCGGTCCGGGAGTCGGAGTTGAGGTACTGGTCGGTGGAGAGGAGGCCCATCTTCTTCTGCAAGTTCTTGTAGTACATGTTGTCGAAGGTTTTCGGGGTCCTCCCGTCGAGGTACACGTACTCCGACGCCCACCGGCACTTCCGCTTCAGGTAGTTCCCGTACTCCCGGTTgagggtcgggtcgggttttccGGTGGACTTGTAGTTGTAGAGCCGCGATTGGATGGACCCGCAGGTGCTTCGCCCTATCGTGTGCGCGCCTGCACCCggatcaagaagaaggaaaaagaataaaattaaaaatgtacatttcaattatatttgagaatacatggtgattttttttaatcaaagttgaccataaaaatttcataaactaaTCCTCACATCCATTCAAAAAGCACCCTATAGACTAAAATTGCTatatagataataaataaaaaaaatggaatataGTGTTTTagactttatttttttatttatttattttttcgttgatttgtgaaaagaaatgagaaaaagttcACCTGAGAGAACAACCAAGTCAAGGACATTCAATCCTTGGGATTGGAAAAGCTGGAGGAGAGACGTGACGTTCTCGTGGCCAACCGGCACCTTGCTGGCCTCCTTGGCGACGGAGACCCTCCCGTCCTTGCGCCCGTACGGGACCATCCAGAACGGCCCGCCGGCCAACACGGTGGCGTCCCTCGCGGCCGAGGTCAGGATGTCAGCGCACGATGCCATCTTCGGGCAGCTCTTCTCAAGCGCCGCCTTTATGTCGTTGATCACCTCGAACCCCCTGAGAGTCTTGCTCTCCGCGGCGCTCCTCTCGCTCCCTGGGTAGTTCAATAGTATCGACGCGTCGCATCCCTACATAACCAAATCAAGAAACTCGAGTCAAATGAAGCCGGCAAAAATTCGCATTTTGGTTTACTTGGATGTCGAAATTTTTCGATTTGGTCTATAGAAAGCTCAATCAAGAGTGAGATATAAATTATAATgcaataagttaattaatgttgGTGTATTGATTCATTAACTATAAAGACTTCTCATTATGATTTTGAAATTGCCTTATGTATGTCATTTTTATATGTGGCCACTACTAGATAATAAATTTTTGGTTGCTTTTCTTAGCGACGACTTTATTAATAAGTGCGATTTTTGCAAAACTTACGAAAATAATTTGGTTGATGCTGACCAACATAATTTTGGAGAAGGAAATTGCTCTGCTGACTAGATTGCTAACTCTGGAATTGACAAGTGCCggaatactaattttttttttattattatcaggTGATAAAATAGAAATAGTATATTTACcacgttaattttttttattttgctttagccctttttcatttaaaaaaaaaaaaaaaaagaaaaaaaagcggTCGGACAAACTACGTACCCTGACGACGCAGTCGTGGAAATGCAACCTCATCAGGGCTGGTGCCAAAGTATAGTCCTTCTTAATCCATTCTTTCACTTTCCTGCTCACGATGGCCTCAAAATTGGGGCAACTCTCCTGGTAGTACTGGAACGACAGCCCGTACGCTTCGACCGGCAGCCCGCCTGCTCGGACGGTGGCCGAAATCAAGTGAAGGGCGACGAGAAACAGCGCCGACGGCACAAAGGCTTTCATGGTTCAATGTGATCGACGATCGACGGCCGGCTAAAGCTGTATGCTGTTGACCAATGTGCAGGAGATCGATTGATGTTTGATGTTGCAGACGGTGCCCGCCTCAGGAATTTATATACGATCCTACGTTTCTAGCAATTAAGTTAGTTGGACAAGGTGTTTGGTGATCAATGTACGTGAGATCCACCTCTTGGGCGGTGTTGGTATGACATGCCGGCATGTAGAGCTTTGGAGAAGAATttggttctttttattttattttatctagttatcaaattagtttttttagtcaaatatttatcaaattagttTAGTTGTTGCGGCCGGTGCCGTATTGGGGAACCACTACACGTATGAAAGCTCAATTTGGATGGCTTtctagcaaaaaataaaattaaaaataacaaagagagaaataaagaaagaaggaaaggaataaTTCAATCGATGGCTAATTATTCGGACATCTTTGAGGCAAaatgatataatatttaatatatgtttgtttcgtggaaatgtataatttgggaaatatttttttttaaaaataagtattTATGTCACttacaaaataaatgaacgaaaaatattttaattgttcaCGAAGATGttaagacataaattattatcggcAACAAAAATAATGTTTACTAATTAATTATATCATGAAATATAAccgattatttttaagaaaatactttctaaataatttatttttcatgaaataaacttACCCTAAAAGCAAATTATTACTTGACTCCACGTTTGCATTTAATTAATCTTGTAAATTTTATACATTGCACGACCATATTTTTTCACCATTTTCCCCtaggtaaaaaataataataatataatcaaTCATATGCTTATACAGTAATTGTAAAAGAGCGTTTGTGCAGTAGTACCCCCTTTTGTCTAGCACGATTTAAATTAGTGGATCATCAGTGTACCTTCTCACATAGTAAATGGACATCAATTGCccctaaaaaaattccaattccGTCACTGTCAATAAATCAATAAGTGATCGTCATGTCCCATTATGTCGGTTAGAGAACACTTATTaggatataatttgatatttggTTATATTCTAAGATATCTAGGTAATTCTAACAAAACTATGAGTACGCCTAATGCACAACCCGAAGCACACCATATATATGGCATCAATCTCTTTTTAAGTTACTATTGATATCCATTTCTCAATGTCAAGATCCTCAGCATTGTTCATCTAATATGACGGTGTTCCAATAAGGTGATCTTATGGCAATTCATGCACTCCCTATCGGTTCAACCTTTTTTCCAATACTCTTGCCGACGTGGTCAAGGCTTgagcttgttttgttttgtgcaAGGCTTGAGCTTAGACAcgattaaaaatgcaaaatcacTACTTCGACTCTGTTTGTTTCGTATAAAAGTGAATGATTTGGAAcgtatttctttaaaaatgatCGATCAtgttgcttataaaaataaatgattgttgatgaaaatttttgggcatattttattgtcaataatgaaaatatttttcattatcttattatttcaagccatacaagtaattattttaagtaaaaatatatttcaaatcattcattttactcaaaataaataaacctttatcccaaaaatacaacCACATCTCTTGCAAGACTGCTCAAATTAGAACAAAGTTAGCGCAACTTTTGATGGTAACAGTAATTTAGTGCTTCCCAAGTTAGTCAAAGGTTAGTGCAACTTCTAATGGATCTGGTGCctaacaataacaacaacagcATGATAGTCTTTTTGAAGGGGTTTCGTCCATGTCTAATTTGTGTGAGGTCTGACTTACACACCATATGAGAGTGCCTTCACTTCAATATTAtcacatttttgaaatttcaagcaTCAACAGAATTTGAAGACGTTTTTTTTGCAAACTCACTGTTACTTCTACAGGGAATTTGAGGGGATGTTACAGGATATTGTTAGAGATAATAGATATTAGGCgtattatttgatattttgtaATTTCCTAAGATGACTAACTCTCTTTATATTAGGTTACTTCATTTTCTGTGCACATTATTTTCGGATATAGATACCGTTTGATTGTAAACCATTAGATCGGCAAGAAATACAATGATCCTCTCGGTTCTAACCATGCAAATCCTCATCTCCATCTTTCTTGAACGGATTAATATGACATCATGCCTTCGATTTCAGTGCTCTTATGACCTCACGCCCATGAAAAAACTTTAGGAAAAGGGAAATCTCACCGCAAGTCAACACAGAGCAATAAACCACTTCTGCCTATGTTGGCAACTTGGGCATGCACGTGCAAAAGATGTGGTCGGAAATCCCCGGTTGTCCCCAATAATGCTGCAGTCACTAAAACCTGATTAAGACTGAGATTTGTTGATGTGATCCTCCCTCAATCCATCCCCATCTTTTTCCGTGAGACAGTGTCCATCCGCACGAGCGGATAATCCCCACTTCGCAAACATCAACGCCGGTCACTTTTTGAGCTCTCCCGGAGTGGCTCGCGTCCCTTCACTCAAGTCGCGGTCACACCTTCTGCAATTATGTGCCTCAATCATTTTGATTAAGCGCTGTCTGATTTTCCCTCAGCAAGTTGATGGTGTTCAAGAAAAGATTAGAAAAATCAAGCGTCGTATTCATTCACGACGACATGagtttttgaaatgaaatcgACCCGACTACCTCCGTGGATGTTATTTTCATCAGGGAAGAATCGAGCCCCGGATCTTCTCTTGTCGAAAAAGAGTGACCGATGAACGGAGAGAAGCGAGAGTAATCTTAAAGCAATTAACTATGAGTATAAACCACAcccagctttttttttttttctctgtatGTTTAGCTTTAAAAAAGTTAGGCTTAATGTTCTAAAAAACTACAAAGTTCTACGACCAATTctatcataaacattttttgttccatATAAAGAAACCCTCAACTTtagattcaatttcaattctctCCTAAACTTTTTCCTTATCTGGTAAAAAAACTCCCCACTTGACGTTCTATTCCAATTCTACCATATAGTCCCAATTTTATCCTAATCTTTCTTagtcttataaaaaaaatcaacttttaattGACTTACAAATATGCTGCCATTAGCCGTCCTTCCAAAATTTCTCGTGgagaattgagaaattgaaaactCCCAAACACAAGTTTTTTTGAGTGTCTTGAGCTCAAGCTCTTCGAGTGCAAGCTCTCCAACTGCGAGGATGGAACACCCTCGAGCATGAGAGCTTGAAGATTGAGCCACAAAATCGAAGATCCCTAAGCAAGAAGGTAAGGAGACTCTTTTAAGAGTAAGAGCAATTGAAAAAAGTCAACCCTAATTGCTCTAGTTTTTAcctaaatttcaaattcaataagACATTATTTGGGCTAATATGGAATTCATATCTAATAACGTCTTattggatttgaaatttgggAAAAACTAGAGCAGTGATATGGAAATACCACTTGAGATCACTAAGGACGGTTTTAGAAAGAAGCATTAACGAGGGAAAATTTAGGACTCATGTAAAAGTTGGTTAatatttttaaccaaaaaattatGGTAAGAGTGGAATTGAAACTAAAACAGGGGTTTTTCTTGTAAGACAGAAAAAGTTTATCGTAAAATTGTGACTAAACCTTAAAGGTTTTTCATAAGTTTAGGGTGGAATATGGTCCAAACCTAAAGTTGGAGTTTTTTTGTAAGACAAAGATGTTtagaaaaaattggaataagAGCTAAAGTTGAGAGTTTTCTAAGGTATTAGACCGGAAAATTACATCCAGTAGTcattgaaaaattttgattttgtcaatttaactCTAAAATTTTGcgcaaaatttcaatataatcattcagATTAATTTACATCGAAAATTATTGATGTAACAGTCCACTCATCatcgattattttattttacatgaCTCATCATACCCAAAGTAGCCCGTGTTTTCCGGCTCCTTTTTGgttccaaatatttttcttcatttggtgGTGGGCAAAGCCAAAACTGACTTCGTTTCGCCAAGTTGAACGCTACTTTGGCTTTTTCGCATTCTCGCCTCATCTTCTCGATCCTCCTTTTCcatcttttaattaatttatagcCTTTCCTCCCTTGTTTTCAGGCGTCCTGTCCCTTATCATAATCTCGATTCCTCCTTTTCAAACGAAGCACGTAGCTTCTCTCGCTTCTTCCACTAGATCAACCTACTGAAATTCAAGCCTCCTCATCATGAAGACCGGGCCTTCGTCCTTGAACCAAAGCTCTCTTGTCAAACGTCCAAATCGGTGTCCAAATCCAAAAGCAGTCGCGGCGTCACTTTCCCCGTCGTTCCTTGATTTCGGGGCTCCCGGATTCCAATTACATCTTTCTCATGATTGCCCATGATATTAGATTTCGATTTAGATTAGATTGGGCGATGGAATGCTTTTGGACTCGGTTCTCAGGATGATTTCCTTCCACTTAAAAAAGGCGAGCGAGGCCTCATCAATCATGAGGGTCAACAAAATACGTGCACTGAACTCTGCCTCTTTTCTTGCgcattttttgttgtttaattGTAACCCACGTAGATAGCCACGATGTGGTAGCTGGTCGAGTCAACTTCGCACCGATTTGAAAGGTGGTGGTGATGGTTTCATTCGTAGCTAAGAATTTCTGTGTGCGCGGAAGTGCTGCTAGCAATTGCAACCTGCatgttaaaaagaagaaagtaaatagggcatttcattttttgaaattttcttaaatcTTGTGAGGTAAGGAGGGAAGAGATATGCGTAGCGAAATTGATGGAATAATCTTCAATTTTCTACTTTCCATTTTTGGTCAAAGATGAATAGTatgttaaaaactttaaaataggAAAGTGGCCGtgcaaaaataaacaataaGGCCTTGCTTCCTTACAAAACCTTATCGAATTGAATACTAATGATGTGtttatttcactgaaaatttcatgataaagacaaatatttttcatgaatttttttttaaagaaaaaagttagttttcaatttatttaatgattttgagaaagtgatttctttcttactaaaataaaaagtcatttttattccaatttaagttcattattttcattCCATGGAAAACATATTCcataaatggattaattttcCATCATCTAAGcactgaaaaattgaaaaacaatttccaaaaaacagttttctttcaaacaaatggccctttaaattttctttagtATGGTGCCAGGCATCTTAATTATTTTAGAATTATAGACAGTAATATTTAAGATCTTTAAAagtcatgaatttttaattaaaatgagcttcttctttttattgtgGTTGGAAACTGGAGTAGCTTCGATATTTGTCGAGGCATTCATGAGGAAAATGAGAGAATACGAAAAGGATTTCTTTTGCAAGGTTGTTTGGTGTTTCTTTTGCAGTTTGAAATCGAGCTTCAGTTATGCACCTCTTTATCCTGAAGTTACGTACATGTCTTTTTCCTTCaagtgaaatgaaaatttttattccaaaaaaaaataaaatagaactTCAGTTATTGAAATCCTTAAATTTTAAGAACAGTATATCAGCATTTACAAGTAAAACCACCCTCCATTACTTCATAatcttttccaaataaaaaagcTTATTCTTGTAGAGAATTCTCGTGACATGATTGGTGGCTTATAAGTTATGAGCCGAAACAAACAGGGCCGAAGAATCAACAGCCTGAAAGCGCTGAAGAGAAATCAACAGCctgaaagaaaacaagagaccCAAACTACATTCCCGGCCCAACCAGTTTAGAAAAATACTGCTGAAGACGGagtgattttgtttaaaaaactAGGTCATCTTAAGACGTGATTATTGGGCGTGAGCCTACCGACAAGCGCAATGGGTCCGGTCTAATTGCTAGCGAGCCATCACATCAACCACGCTGAATCATCAATACTTCGCAGAAATGTTAACGATGACCTCCATTATGGAACAAATGACAGcataatgtgtgtgtgtgtgagagagagagagagagagagagagagagagagagagagagaatccccTTTGAAGCTCTTTTTCCAAATCTTTGCCTTTCAACTAATAACCAAATTCATTCGGGTCCTGGAGCAATGTCAGACAACAACAGGACAAATATAACAGACAAAGCTACTACGGCTCACTCACTCACCGACCGAAACATCTCATTACTGATGAAGTAAGTGTTGATGAGAGAAATTTCATCCCTGCAGACCCACCAGGGAAGTATGAAATGACATAATAGACCAGTGCAAGAACCTACAAGCAATTCAAATGTGTCAgctaaattttcatttgaaatttttacatAAAGGAATGTAGATGCACGTGACTTGTGAATACGGTACCTGCAATATAGAGAAGAGCACAGAAAGGATATAACTGTGAAGCACCATCGAGACATATATGGTACCAACCATGCTGCCAACAAATCCCACAGTGAAAGGAAGCCTCTGCATAATcagtaaaagagaaaaattagaCTCAGAAGAGTCAAATTGAttaggaaaggaagaaaatgcaCCAAAATGCAGAGTAAATACTTCTTTGGACGACATGTGAGAAAGCTGATTCATTGGACCCTTGAGAGCGAAAAAGGATCCAATAATAAAGCAACACCCAAGTGTGAAGCAGATGGCAAATTTCTGGGGCATCAGCACCATAACTGGGAGGAACATTGTGAAAGCAATCACAATGAAGAAGACACCGCTAGCCAGAAATAAACCAAAATACATGAGAGCCTTCCCTGAAGGCACTGTACTGGCAGCAGATTGGAAATTCCCAGGTAACTCTCTTACACCTTTTGAAACCCTGAACAAATGTCAAGGGCAATATGTAAGCAAAATAACCAATCAGAAGCAGTAATACCGCCCACGACCATACAAGCATATAAAGGTGCAGCAGAAGTTCATTGCTTATGATATATAATGTGGTAGTTAAAAAAACTCTTTTTACAATTTGAATGGAATTAAAATTTGCTTTAATTAAAATCTGAAAATAGTGTGACTATGGGAACAGGAAGAATCAGTTAGACTTAATCAAGATTTGCCTGCATTCACGATTCTGTCACAATTTACCATTTCAGCA
The window above is part of the Eucalyptus grandis isolate ANBG69807.140 chromosome 6, ASM1654582v1, whole genome shotgun sequence genome. Proteins encoded here:
- the LOC104450403 gene encoding peroxidase 7, which encodes MKAFVPSALFLVALHLISATVRAGGLPVEAYGLSFQYYQESCPNFEAIVSRKVKEWIKKDYTLAPALMRLHFHDCVVRGCDASILLNYPGSERSAAESKTLRGFEVINDIKAALEKSCPKMASCADILTSAARDATVLAGGPFWMVPYGRKDGRVSVAKEASKVPVGHENVTSLLQLFQSQGLNVLDLVVLSGAHTIGRSTCGSIQSRLYNYKSTGKPDPTLNREYGNYLKRKCRWASEYVYLDGRTPKTFDNMYYKNLQKKMGLLSTDQYLNSDSRTGPLVSALATQPELFNYQFGVSMAKLGNVQVLTGDEGEVRTNCNAVNRY
- the LOC104450404 gene encoding protein transport protein sft2, whose translation is MQKMAQSWFSPDGGSGGGGGGEDPQKPSSSLLADWNSYASSREAGDDAGFGIGFDIESAVKSANDSVSGTFSVVSKGVRELPGNFQSAASTVPSGKALMYFGLFLASGVFFIVIAFTMFLPVMVLMPQKFAICFTLGCCFIIGSFFALKGPMNQLSHMSSKERLPFTVGFVGSMVGTIYVSMVLHSYILSVLFSILQVLALVYYVISYFPGGSAGMKFLSSTLTSSVMRCFGR